The genomic stretch TCCTTGACGGGAGGGGGTGTAGACATGTAGCCATGTTTACGAAGATACTTCACAGTGATGGATGTCCCTCCTAAAGTCACTGTGTACCTGGCTGGAGTTGCAATCTTGCCaataaggaaggaaggagaaagagaagtatATATATTTAACCGCAACAGCAAAGTCTTCAAAAACAACCTGCACAATTAACACTTTAAAATGCAGGAAAAAAAGGCTTCCATCTACTTCCTGATAGGCCTTTTAATCTGCCTTCACTTCAGCAGCACAAAGAGCTACTTGTGCCAAAAGAACTAAAAGCATCACACTGATCTTGACAAGGAAACCCTCCAACATCCCATTCTCTTACTTCTCGAACAGTTATGTGTCCACTTTCAGAAGGCTCAAGAAGCCTTTCAGCTGCTAAGAGAAAATGTGGTGGGGCAGTTCACAACTGCTCCAAATCTGTCCCTCTGCACCAAGCACCACTGTACAAGCAAGAGGAAACTGGGAGTTGTAGCTTGAGCACAAGTAGACCAGTTGTTCCAGGATCATTATGCCCAGTACTCCAGAAATGAAGCACTTGGACAGTGCCCAGCAACTTTCGTCCACAGAGGGAACAGACACCAGCTCTGTCAATAGTAAGATGCAGGCACATTTGATATGGATGCCTAAACTTCTGGATTAGGCCATAAAGCTAAGGAAAGAAAGGGATGTGCATGTGCGTGGCATGGAAAGATGCATACCCAGACACTCAAAGAATGCtccttggtctgcttacactgtCAGATTTCCAGAAGAGACAGAATTCTGACTAGAAACAGACAGAATTACAAACCTGCTTTGAACGAGTTTAGTACCAAGGCCTTAATTAGTAGAGTGACTGACTCTCCTTCAACATTATGTACTTAAGGTAGAAGGCAACAAACAACTTCAGCAAAGCTTTGAACATGACACAAGGTTATTAAGCCCAGAATATTTTGTTTGAATTGTTGTCCTCCATTTAAAACTTCTGCAATAGCAGATTTGTGTAGCATCTTTTCAGTAAAAAACAAAATGGAATCCTGCCATTGATGTTGTTCTGTAGTGATGCAATGCAATTTCATCTAGAAGAACAGCTTCTGGAAAGcaaccatttttaaaagcaaaaaagacaACTTCACCTCTGCAAGAACTAAATAAGACCTTTATATGATTCCGATTGTCCTTTCTAATTTCGTAccatgtgtgcttgcttgctcgcTCTTCCTCCCACCCAAATCTTTGTTCCCAGTTTTGAGTTCCACATAATGACATATCATCAGGAAATAAGTGGGAGGACATATACTAATTCCCATTTCAATGAAGGCTGATGGTTTGGCAGTTATCTACTTATAAATGCTCTCCATCTCTCGCATCAGACTAACTTTGCACTTTGCTTAATAGTACCTTAGTTGGAAATTTAGCAAAATACTGTAGTGCTGGGCAGACACACCCAGAGATCTTCGTAACAGCCAAGCCAATGGCATAACACTAGAAAGGTACGCCACAGAACCACAAATAGTTTCTTCTTTTTAATTGAAACAAATGATGTCCCATAAACAAGAGAAATCAGCAAATTCTATCAAGCCAGGAAAGCAATTAGAGCAGCTTGGTACTTGTGCAGGAAAACAAAGCTGTTGTCTGTTGCACTGACAGAACGGAGATTAAAAATAAGACATCAAGCAgcacaaaaaataatttccaaTATGGCTCTTCAGCACTGAAGATGCCTGCTATCCTTTGTTAGGTTTATCACTAGATTTAGGTTGAGAAGCTCAGTTTGAGAAGAACATATTAAAGGTCTggctgagggcaggaggtctggctcagttggtagagctgccgccttgtatgcctgaagatctgaggctgccagttcgagagaaccggaagtacccgagaacgaacgacacgctgatatactgatgagctgaccctcggtggcagagaggagttgccgtcaagtggagcgtgggaggcgaagggccagagagaggccagactgggaaggaatccagctggaacaaggagttctatgaaagactagaactattcaattgtaaaaatccctacgggggtttagaacagcctgcctatgtaaaccaccttggattaaagtctgaggagaaatctgttgaccaaagaaaagtggtatataaatacctatataaataaataaaaagctcaAGTTCTTGGGTTAAAAGAGCTAATCAAATTTTGAGATGTCTGGGCCTTACCAGACTTGATCAATTCATTTGAAGGCAGGCTTCTATTAGGAAGGGGAAAAAGATTCCATCAAATTGTGGTTTTCCTAGCAACTGAACAGGAATTGACCCTAAGCAGACAGCAGAAATACCTAACATACATGAAAAATAGCAGTGGGAGAATCAATATTGTCGTCAATATTTATCTAGTACTATTTCCAGTAGttcaagattctctccaagaAGATTTTTCAAAAAATCTTGTCAatggtttttaattatttttttttaactcaggaCAGATTTTCATTAGTTCTGCATAGTgataccttttttattttttgaacttAAAAGACTTCTAGTACTTAAGTTTGGAAAGTAGAAAGAGGAACTCCATACCAGCTTTCTGCAGCAGTGTGGTAGatactgctggcaggagaggactCTTTTTAGGAGTGAgtgtcagacagacagacaagacaTTCATTTGCAGCTCTGCAAACACAGATTActggagaaacactgaagtacTCAGAACATCCCACAACTCTAATTCCTATGCCTATGGAGGAGTTGTGTATATCCCACACTATGCTATTAGATCAATCACCATTTGAGTGCCTTCAACATTTCTTATGGGAAAAATTAAGCATTTATGCTACCCCTTATACTTACCTTGTACATTGCATATGCAGTTAATGCATTTCCACTCTGAGAATGCTTTAGAATGTCTACAATGCTTTCAGGCAACCCTATGAATTCGAGGAAAGGAACAACATTTACTCCtctgtgaaagaaaaaaagaatcattTATTAACATAAAGATGTACTTTGGAGAGCTTGCCATTCAATAACCAACACTACAATTTGAtcactcactttttttttttttgcacctaaAATCAAAGGATTTAGCACCAATGGACAATAAATGAAGAAGATGTCAGGCTACATTGTTCAGGGACTATTTTCAGTTTCAAGGGATTACTTTAAAACAGCATACACCTTATGCCTATTATTCTGATAAAACAGGACCTTGAAACTGTATCACAGGTAAGACTTTTTCCTACTGTGTTAAGAGCTCAAAGCCAAAACCAAGGTGGAAAGAAATGAAGTAGTTCAGGAAGGGCCATAGCCCAGTGATACAGAGCATGGCTTGTACACTAGGTTCAGTTTCTAGCATCTCCAAAAAATGTTAGGTAGCATCTGTCACAGAACTTAGAACTGCTGCTAGGTGAGCCATAGGCTAGGCATGGTTTTAGGCAGGTTCATATAGATCAGAGGGCAATTAATATGAGGTCAGGAAAGTCCTGGTTAGGTTGTTCCAACTGCTGGATGGACTTATTGGCCACCATGAGTGTAAGTCCTTAATTCCAGCTTCTCTATTTAACTCCCACTCAAAATAGGAAACAAATCATAAGCTCCTTtgtaaaaaaacatttcccagttCCATTCAACTTGGAATCCTTTGTACATTGTTTTTAGTTTATGGTATCTCCCTCCCCGAAGAATATGTGTAACATGccaagcagaaaataaaattgGGAAGTTTTCTTTGTTAGGACCCAAGTCACAATATTTTAAAAGCCTACATATGAAGAGTACACCGATAGCTCAATCACAAGTCTACACAGAAGTTAGTTTCTTTGAATTTAGTTAGGCCCAAGTCTGtgcagacatgcacagaattggctGAATGCATAGCGTGCATGCATCTAGTAACTAATCATTTACAACTTAAGCATGTGTAGCCAAATTCCATTACTTGTTACTAGCAGAAGAAAAAGTCTTCTAACTACAAAAATTTTCTGGAAAATTTAGATCTTTGTTCATAGATGAAGCTGAAAGCAAGTTCTGAATCCTGCCTTCCCACAGTCAATATAAAACTGTTAGGAAACTGTTAGGAAACTGTTAGGAACTATATGCTTTGGAAAGTGATGGTTAGAATAGGTAAGTTTATCACTTGCCAACTGTGTTCCGACCAACAGCTTGAATGTTTGTCAGAATtaagtaaaatattatttctggATTCTGGGTTGCATATCGTAATGGAAGACATGGAACAATGATAGTTTATGGTTGGAAGCCTGAGCCTTTGACATCACAAGGTATTATAACTAACTGTTTGTTTTAGTTACTCCAACCAGCTGGCATTAACTGCCCTTTCTAGAAGTTAGGGATTCAAATGTCATTCTAAATTTATCCTTCTCGGAGTAATAGAGGTTCCAAGCTATTTAATATTTTACTTAGGTGCATCCAAATAAACGCTCATCTCTGATATTTTAGGCTCAGTAAAGGTTAGCTAGTTTTTCTTAGATATTATATACCCATTAACACAAATCAGGCAACTGACAGGGCCAATGTTTTGACTTCCATGCTTGAAAAACAAACATCTCTTGATCATGCAACTTAATACAGATTTAAataacttgcagcacaatccatgTCCACAGCtcgcccatgtctactcagaagtaagtcccattaaattcagtgggacttattcccatgtaagtgtgtataggactgaagCCTAAACTGCTACATAAATCACTAACAATTCTATACATAtgtacctagaagtaagccccactactTTCAGTGTTTTCTTTGAAGTAAATCTGCAGAGGACTGCATTGTAAAATTGAAGAGTAGAAgtgggcccctgtatccacggagGTTTTGTTCTGGGATCTCTGCAGATATGAAAACTATAGATACGGCAGGGATGCCTGTATGACAGCAGCTCCTGCATGCCCATTAAATTACCATTGTTTTATTGTAGGTGCTTGCAGAGCAGGTGCTTCTTGTTTAATAGTCTTGCGGAACTGAAGAGTCAAACATgtaggcaaccagcctgcacactagagggtgaCTAGCAGGAAGTTTGGCTTCTGCTGGTCTGCGTCTAATATGCATGCTGGTTGCCTGCACGTTTGGCTCTTCAGTTCTGCAAGACTGTTAAACAAGAAGCTCTTCTACAATAAAACAAAGATGCATGGGGGGGTTGGATCGGCGAATCACTAAAACAGTGGacaccagatccacagatacggggCCCCGTCTGTATTCTTGTAGTTAAAAGCTAAAAGATTGTTAGCTTCTGTTTCAAACTATAAATTAAATGCTCCTACAAACATTCACACTGCATATTCAGAATAAAACTGACATTTTTTGATTGATGCAGAAAAGCACTTTTCATTATCATTTTGTCTAATGGTAGAGTACAGACATCTGCTGTTCTGCTTAGAGTTTGGAGCATACAGACAGAAAAATTCTTTGGTCAAAGGATAGCATCAAACAtggatcaggttttttttttaagtgcccaCAAATACcaaggttgaaatcctatacatattcACCCaacagtaaatcccactgaattcaatgggatttatttttgaATAGATATGCACACAACTGCATTGTAAATTCACTTTCTTGCAATGACTGGGTGTAGCAAAATTCAGTACACTCCAGAGACTGAATAAAGCAGACCTTAATTCAAGGCCCCTTTCGGGGACAAGCAATAAAATACTTAGGGCTTACCTATATAGAGACTTACAGCaaaaacctatgcatgtctcctcagctgcataggattgcagctttagttaaTGCTTCAAAAATCAAAATAAACTTCAATATGGTCAGGCACCATGTTTTCAAAGATATGTAGCTGTTACCAAACCCATTTAACAGAGCAAACTTAACCCCTCCCCTTGATGCAAAGCCCAGAACTTTGAAATCTCTATTTCTTCTATCAGGTAAGACAAACAGAATACATACAGTAAGCAGATGATACAGATAAAGAAAAGAATTTAGAAGATGATTCGGTCTTGGCCAGAAGCTGAGGAAGTTTCCAgtggcctctcccactgactAGTATCATTTTGGAGTGAAAGTTGTGCATTTGCAAATGAAAACTTCAGTAGTAGGAGACTGATATATAGACAGAGGCACAATATGCATGTGGTTTTATTTTAATCATGTACCTTTAATCTTCCAAATTTTGGATTGCTGCTTGAAATACAGCAGCCGCATTCTTCACATATCCTTATGATTTAGGAAACTAGCAAACAGTATATGTGATGAAAGGTTGCGATTTTGTACATCTAATATGAACCACATTGCAGAAGTTATTCTGCATGTTCCTGTTAAGATCTGCCTGAAGCTAAGAAAGCAGTAATTACCCAAATTCATCACTTACTTTAAAGCTGCATAGTAAAAAGCTCCAAACCATAAGCTGGAAGTTAAAAGATGCACTGGAATCAGAACTTTGCCATACTGTTTTAAAGTTTTCTTGAATCTCTGCACGAGACTAATTGATTTGTCCTGTAAGGGATCCAACTCTTCAGAATGTGGTTCTGTAGGGGCTCCCTGGGCTAAATTTCCAGCTGATGTGGTAAGAGTTTCTTTCTTGGGAGCTTTAAGGTGAGAGTCTTCTGGTGGAGATAACACCTTGCCCAAGGATTCTCCTTCTTTGGGAACACAGAGAACAGCAGATGCATGTAGACACTGGCGTTGAGCGCTCAGAGCGAAAAAAACAATGTTGTGTCTAGTATTTAGCAAGGAGGGTTGTCCTTTTAAGCATGGAAAGATATAAGTGCGATGGGGTATCAAATACGTCCTGTATGCCAGCTGAAATGGTCTCCACATTTTGGTTAATGGTGACAGCATAATGAAGATACTGTTGTATACAGCTCCTAAGCAAGCAGGTAAACTGTTAAAATTAAGAATAgacaaaatttaaaaatgttaTAGATTACAAATAGCAATTATAACAAAACATTTCATCAAAAAGCTAGGCCAGCATTTTTCCAAAGTTAGAGAATGTTACCAATATGAAAGCTTCTTTATCATTAAGAAAACTCAAGTACTGCcgtgaaatacagaaaaataagaGCAGCAAGACAGAGAAGAATATGTAGTACAATTCTCTATATATGTTCCAAACTACTAGCATTTAGGGAAGAATAATTAGTTAGCCTAGCAAATTCCAGTTCAGATTTGTAGAAACACATGTCGGTCGTAGTTTGTGTCATAGAAGTATTCAGGTGGACTTGCCAATGTACCTTAATAACGGGAGATGGAGCCACAATTAAACCAACTGTTGTATATTCCAAGATACTGGATGGTAAAATCTTTGTTTAAAAAAGTAGATTTAATATTGGTACAGTTTTCCAAAGATGCAAGGAAACACAGCTGGCAATTAGGGTGTCTGACTCACTCTGTAACATGTGATGTTAGTTTCATTTGTAGACTACTTAACAGCTGAACTGAAACTTTTGTATTTTTGGCATCTTAAACAACacacattttagaaaaaaaactgGGTTCTTCTCGGTTCTTGACAAAACTGTCTATCCTAGCCTATATCTCAAATATTAGATGGTCTGCCTCTCCTAATAACTGCCACTCACCACCTTCCTTTTACTGGAAAATACTGAAGCAACTAGCCTAGGTCTGGGGGTGCGTGGGTGGGGGTGTGCATTCGCACAATGTATACTCTTGTTATTTGATGTTTCCAAGGTGGACTACTTTGTTTAATTAAAACTAAAATTGagagtttgtttttaaataaactaaTCCAATTTGAGTATTGGGGAAAAACTGGATACTATTCTCAATACATGTTCCAAACTACTAGTGTTTAGGGAAGAGTAATTAGCTGACCCAGTAAATTCTAGTTCAGAAGAAGTATAAATACACAAGTTGGGCTTAGATTCTTTCATAGAAGTTTTTGGGTGAACTAAGTAACATCTGTGCCCAAGGCAGAAAAGCAAACAGGACTGCAGGAGGATGGCCGCCCATCCACTCCAGTCACCTTCATCTCTTGCAGACATGAAGAAAGCAGAGTTGGGCAGCAGCTCTACCCAGCTCTCTTCCTGCTTTCAAGTTAAGGCCCAAAAGGCAGAGAACAAGGAGGAAGAATTACATATGATCACCTGGAGGCAAATCATAGCCACTTTCCTGTTAGCTTATGGTGAATATATATAAGCACAGATTATGGTGAATATCTTATGGTGAATATCTATATGCATGACTTACGTGCATATAAGTCATGTAAGTTATGAGAAAACAGCCATCTCCAGGGCTCCCATATCCCAAATCAAGTACAACAGTCTCTTCACTTGATGAGActtgttttcatttgtttctaGGATCCATATTCTTCCTACTTCCTGTTTACATAATTGGTGGGTGCATCACCTTAGTTcaatggtactcaaacttttccagccagtggctcccttgaaccccgtggctgttggccatgactccccatcatgttcctgagggctggaagtgacatcattaaacaggaagtggccagaaatattaactatattaaatataattttatatttataatataatattaaatacacattaactatattaatattaattatattaatcatattattaattaaatgcagatcttaaaaatatattaatacacagcaatatacatgctttataaatgatcagctgctgatcactgttggagacaggatgctggagtaagtagattttgtctggtccaagaagactcatttttttaaactttgtaagcataccaatagaattgttttatcaaatgaactttgtgaacaaccagtctgaccaacattacacacacacacccctgtggaccccaatccaactagtcatatctcccattctccttggataggattgaaccctttattaatttaatgaaattaaatttttccagcagctggtggggaaaacaaaaatagatcatgaaaatatatcagagctgataagggtttggttaggaagctgatttgtctcctatactaggagatgcacagctcaagcctatgcatgtctactcagaagtaagtccgattagagtcaatgatgcttactcccaggaaagtgtggataggattgggctggcgatcacttcatcaatggctgataagtattcccttcaaatagcaagattcatcactttaaaaatgcagcctttcctcttcagtcaaacaagattaataaatcactttaaaaacagtatcctttttctgctcctggtcaagtaaattgtgtgcttctctctctccccccccccccccttagccaactgcatggaaacaagacccctggtgactggtaaaataggaagcgttttatttggggagggggaggaaagcgggaaggtttggagatcaaaaggggggagtggaagagggagggggtggaaaagagagatatcactttgatgagaagcgatcccaggctgggaactaggaaccaaccagacaaggatcagcgagggttaaggactgcaagctgagcatgctggtacttgccagatgggggttggagtcgaagagctttggaaacaacatgcagtgaacacagaaggcggcagcctcggagtggagggagaagagggcagggcggcagcagccactctcgcagctgagcaactcccgtttcttctgctttaaaaaaagcgcagacgacgggcagaagacgggctcgtattctgcccaggggcgTGACTGTATCACttcgagaggacatcccgtgcctcccctttgagctcctggcacctccctaaagcgCCGTACCCCACAcaatttgaataacactgccttagtTCAAACCACCACACTTTCGGCTACCAAGAAGGCTGACCAAGAAGGCTACCAAGAAGGCAGTAGCAACTATCTGTTGAAGGGTCTGACAAATTTGCTTTAGCTCTAGGGACCAGCCCCAATATTTAGGACCATGACCATGGGCTCTGCCTCTCCACTAAACCACTCCCCccatcattttttctttttttaaaaaatgaacttgAAAGAAAAGCCCGACATTAGATTCCCTCTTCCCACCCAAATACAACTGCTCCCTCTTTTATTTACTTAAGGGAAAACACAATGCTGATCCTGTCTCCCTCTTGGTATTCTGCCTTCTTGCCCAAACAGATATTTTTATTTGGAGGGGACGGACAGATTTCCCCCCCCTCCTTTGGGAAAAAAACCAGTCATTTCTTAATTCCACAACAAAATCTTTAGTCGCCATGATGACCTTGTGCCCCAGATTTTTTAATCTTTGGTCTACTAAATTTCTCAGACTTTGCCCAACATCTAAAGGTCCCCATAAGGGTGCCTAAGCAATTCTCACTTCCGAACAGGCAAGTCAGCTAGTCTGCTGTAGCAAACACAAAGAGTCATAGCTCCTTAAATACATTCAtctcagcataagctttcatggaccacAGTCCACTTCACATGAAGTTCTCAGTGAGCAGACGTATATGCATaggtaagaaaaagaaaaggtgagATCAAAGGGCTATGGGATGGAACAGAGCAGTGTGTGATCATTAGCAAGCACAGTAAATAAAGCACAGTAAATTTACCTGGTTGTGTTGAATAACTTCTACCTGCGGTAGGAAAATGGTTACCTTTGCTCCAAACCAGTGAAGAGCTAAAATGGCCACATGCAGTGGATGACTGTTCCTACGAGGAGCTATGTGACCCAAATACTAGAATAATTTACATTAGGAACAATATGGCCTCTAGCTAAACTTTAGTGATTTAACAATGCAGTGAGATAGgaaatagatgggcctttggttcaAGTTCAGTTTTAGACAGTCATATTTCTTGATCACTTCTAGTTCAGCAGTTCTGGCTGGAGTCTCCCTTGGTTGTAAAATGGTGACTTTCAGGAATCCTGAGAGATGTCGTCCTACTGTTTTCTGGAGGATATTGCTTCATGCATCACATGAAGTGGATTGAAGCCACTTaagctgaaataaatgggttCATCTTAAAGGTGTTACAGCTCAGTTGTTTTGGAGATTCTCTGCACACACAATTACTTCCTCCAACAGCAGCTCCTTGGACTACACAACACTGTTCTGGAGAATCTTCcaattttcagtggtggctcgTGTGTGAGATCATGTATGCATGAAGGGGACTCATGGGTCCCCAGTACTTCCTATATGTATCGTTTCCATTTTATT from Tiliqua scincoides isolate rTilSci1 chromosome 4, rTilSci1.hap2, whole genome shotgun sequence encodes the following:
- the FAM210A gene encoding protein FAM210A — encoded protein: MRVAGCKWHVASVRVSGGEASGLWLPHAGERNGGSFGSLPACLGAVYNSIFIMLSPLTKMWRPFQLAYRTYLIPHRTYIFPCLKGQPSLLNTRHNIVFFALSAQRQCLHASAVLCVPKEGESLGKVLSPPEDSHLKAPKKETLTTSAGNLAQGAPTEPHSEELDPLQDKSISLVQRFKKTLKQYGKVLIPVHLLTSSLWFGAFYYAALKGVNVVPFLEFIGLPESIVDILKHSQSGNALTAYAMYKIATPARYTVTLGGTSITVKYLRKHGYMSTPPPVKEYIQDRMEETKERLSGKMEETRDMISGKMEETKEKLTGKMEETKERITEKIQETKEKVSFIKKKE